A stretch of the Orcinus orca chromosome 1, mOrcOrc1.1, whole genome shotgun sequence genome encodes the following:
- the OSCP1 gene encoding protein OSCP1 isoform X2: MSVRTLPLLFLNLGGEMLYILDQRLRAQNIPGDKARKVLNDIISTMFNRKFMEELFKPQELYSKKALRTVYDRLAHASIMRLNQASMDKLYDLMTMAFKYQVLLCPRPKDVLLVTFNHLDAIKGFIRDSPTILHQVDETFQQLTEIYGGLSAGEFQLIRQTLLIFFQDLHIRVSIFLKDKVQNSNGRFVLPVSGPLPWGTKVPGLIRTFNNKGEEVRKVEFKHGGSYVAAPKEGSFELYGDRVLKLGTNMYSVNRPVETHMSGASENLAAQTQESIAPNPLAKEELNLLARLIGGMEIKKPSGPEPGFRLNLFTTDEEEEQAALTRPEELFYEVINIQATQDQQTNEELARIMGEFEILDQPRRSASKGDDLLAMMDEL, from the exons TTCTGAATGACATCATCTCAACCATGTTCAATCGAAAGTTTATGGAGGAATTGTTCAAACCCCAAGAGCTCTACTCCAAAAAGGCCCTGAGGACAGTCTACGACCGCCTGGCTCACGCCTCCATCATGAGACTAAACCAGGCCAGCATGGATAAG CTCTATGACCTGATGACAATGGCTTTCAAATATCAAGTATTGCTGTGTCCTCGTCCCAAGGATGTGTTGCTGGTCACTTTCAATCATTTAGATGCCATCAAGGGATTCATCCGAGACTCCCCAACCATCCTGCATCAAGTGGATGAGACTTTCCAGCAGCTGACTGAA ATATACGGGGGTCTCTCTGCGGGGGAGTTCCAGCTGATCCGGCAGACGCTCCTTATCTTCTTCCAGGACCTGCACATCAGG gTGTCCATATTTCTAAAGGACAAAGTTCAGAATTCCAACGGTCGCTTTGTGTTGCCAGTGTCTGGGCCTCTTCCCTGGGGAACCAAAGTTCCCGGACTCATCAG GACGTTCAACAACAAAGGCGAAGAAGTGAGGAAGGTAGAATTCAAGCACGGCGGGAGCTATGTCGCTGCCCCCAAAGAAGGGTCTTTTGAACTCTATGGAGACCGAGTCCTGAAACTGGGAACTAATAT GTACAGTGTGAACCGGCCCGTGGAAACCCATATGTCTGGAGCATCAGAGAACTTAGCTGCACAGACACAG GAAAGCATTGCTCCAAACCCTCTTGCTAAAGAAGAGCTGAATCTCTTGGCCAGGCTGATAGGAGGCATGGAGATTAAGAAACCCAGTGGCCCTGAGCCAGGATTCCGGTTGAATCTCTTCACCACTGACGAAGAGGAAGA ACAGGCAGCGCTAACCAGGCCAGAAGAGTTATTCTATGAAGTTATCAACATCCAAGCTACTCAG GACCAGCAGACGAACGAAGAGCTGGCTCGGATCATGGGGGAGTTTGAGATCTTGGACCAGCCAAGGCGGAGTGCTAGCAAGGGCGATGATCTGCTTGCCATGATGGATGAGTTATAG
- the OSCP1 gene encoding protein OSCP1 isoform X4, translated as MQPFCTSTGDEWTEVDRKRVLNDIISTMFNRKFMEELFKPQELYSKKALRTVYDRLAHASIMRLNQASMDKLYDLMTMAFKYQVLLCPRPKDVLLVTFNHLDAIKGFIRDSPTILHQVDETFQQLTEIYGGLSAGEFQLIRQTLLIFFQDLHIRVSIFLKDKVQNSNGRFVLPVSGPLPWGTKVPGLIRTFNNKGEEVRKVEFKHGGSYVAAPKEGSFELYGDRVLKLGTNMYSVNRPVETHMSGASENLAAQTQESIAPNPLAKEELNLLARLIGGMEIKKPSGPEPGFRLNLFTTDEEEEQAALTRPEELFYEVINIQATQDQQTNEELARIMGEFEILDQPRRSASKGDDLLAMMDEL; from the exons TTCTGAATGACATCATCTCAACCATGTTCAATCGAAAGTTTATGGAGGAATTGTTCAAACCCCAAGAGCTCTACTCCAAAAAGGCCCTGAGGACAGTCTACGACCGCCTGGCTCACGCCTCCATCATGAGACTAAACCAGGCCAGCATGGATAAG CTCTATGACCTGATGACAATGGCTTTCAAATATCAAGTATTGCTGTGTCCTCGTCCCAAGGATGTGTTGCTGGTCACTTTCAATCATTTAGATGCCATCAAGGGATTCATCCGAGACTCCCCAACCATCCTGCATCAAGTGGATGAGACTTTCCAGCAGCTGACTGAA ATATACGGGGGTCTCTCTGCGGGGGAGTTCCAGCTGATCCGGCAGACGCTCCTTATCTTCTTCCAGGACCTGCACATCAGG gTGTCCATATTTCTAAAGGACAAAGTTCAGAATTCCAACGGTCGCTTTGTGTTGCCAGTGTCTGGGCCTCTTCCCTGGGGAACCAAAGTTCCCGGACTCATCAG GACGTTCAACAACAAAGGCGAAGAAGTGAGGAAGGTAGAATTCAAGCACGGCGGGAGCTATGTCGCTGCCCCCAAAGAAGGGTCTTTTGAACTCTATGGAGACCGAGTCCTGAAACTGGGAACTAATAT GTACAGTGTGAACCGGCCCGTGGAAACCCATATGTCTGGAGCATCAGAGAACTTAGCTGCACAGACACAG GAAAGCATTGCTCCAAACCCTCTTGCTAAAGAAGAGCTGAATCTCTTGGCCAGGCTGATAGGAGGCATGGAGATTAAGAAACCCAGTGGCCCTGAGCCAGGATTCCGGTTGAATCTCTTCACCACTGACGAAGAGGAAGA ACAGGCAGCGCTAACCAGGCCAGAAGAGTTATTCTATGAAGTTATCAACATCCAAGCTACTCAG GACCAGCAGACGAACGAAGAGCTGGCTCGGATCATGGGGGAGTTTGAGATCTTGGACCAGCCAAGGCGGAGTGCTAGCAAGGGCGATGATCTGCTTGCCATGATGGATGAGTTATAG
- the OSCP1 gene encoding protein OSCP1 isoform X5, translating into MQPFCTSTGVLNDIISTMFNRKFMEELFKPQELYSKKALRTVYDRLAHASIMRLNQASMDKLYDLMTMAFKYQVLLCPRPKDVLLVTFNHLDAIKGFIRDSPTILHQVDETFQQLTEIYGGLSAGEFQLIRQTLLIFFQDLHIRVSIFLKDKVQNSNGRFVLPVSGPLPWGTKVPGLIRTFNNKGEEVRKVEFKHGGSYVAAPKEGSFELYGDRVLKLGTNMYSVNRPVETHMSGASENLAAQTQESIAPNPLAKEELNLLARLIGGMEIKKPSGPEPGFRLNLFTTDEEEEQAALTRPEELFYEVINIQATQDQQTNEELARIMGEFEILDQPRRSASKGDDLLAMMDEL; encoded by the exons TTCTGAATGACATCATCTCAACCATGTTCAATCGAAAGTTTATGGAGGAATTGTTCAAACCCCAAGAGCTCTACTCCAAAAAGGCCCTGAGGACAGTCTACGACCGCCTGGCTCACGCCTCCATCATGAGACTAAACCAGGCCAGCATGGATAAG CTCTATGACCTGATGACAATGGCTTTCAAATATCAAGTATTGCTGTGTCCTCGTCCCAAGGATGTGTTGCTGGTCACTTTCAATCATTTAGATGCCATCAAGGGATTCATCCGAGACTCCCCAACCATCCTGCATCAAGTGGATGAGACTTTCCAGCAGCTGACTGAA ATATACGGGGGTCTCTCTGCGGGGGAGTTCCAGCTGATCCGGCAGACGCTCCTTATCTTCTTCCAGGACCTGCACATCAGG gTGTCCATATTTCTAAAGGACAAAGTTCAGAATTCCAACGGTCGCTTTGTGTTGCCAGTGTCTGGGCCTCTTCCCTGGGGAACCAAAGTTCCCGGACTCATCAG GACGTTCAACAACAAAGGCGAAGAAGTGAGGAAGGTAGAATTCAAGCACGGCGGGAGCTATGTCGCTGCCCCCAAAGAAGGGTCTTTTGAACTCTATGGAGACCGAGTCCTGAAACTGGGAACTAATAT GTACAGTGTGAACCGGCCCGTGGAAACCCATATGTCTGGAGCATCAGAGAACTTAGCTGCACAGACACAG GAAAGCATTGCTCCAAACCCTCTTGCTAAAGAAGAGCTGAATCTCTTGGCCAGGCTGATAGGAGGCATGGAGATTAAGAAACCCAGTGGCCCTGAGCCAGGATTCCGGTTGAATCTCTTCACCACTGACGAAGAGGAAGA ACAGGCAGCGCTAACCAGGCCAGAAGAGTTATTCTATGAAGTTATCAACATCCAAGCTACTCAG GACCAGCAGACGAACGAAGAGCTGGCTCGGATCATGGGGGAGTTTGAGATCTTGGACCAGCCAAGGCGGAGTGCTAGCAAGGGCGATGATCTGCTTGCCATGATGGATGAGTTATAG
- the LSM10 gene encoding U7 snRNA-associated Sm-like protein LSm10 — MAVSHSVKERTISENSLIILLQGLQGQVTTVDLRDESMARGRIDNVDAFMNIRLAQVTYTDRWGHQVELDDLFVTGRNVRYVHIPDDVNITATIEQQLQVIHRVRNFGGKGKGRREFPSKSYK; from the coding sequence ATGGCAGTGAGCCACTCAGTGAAGGAGCGGACCATCTCCGAGAACAGCCTGATCATCCTGCTGCAGGGCCTCCAGGGCCAGGTCACCACCGTGGACCTGCGGGATGAGAGCATGGCCCGCGGACGCATAGACAACGTCGATGCTTTCATGAACATCCGCCTGGCCCAGGTCACCTACACGGACCGTTGGGGGCATCAGGTCGAGCTGGATGACCTGTTTGTGACAGGCCGCAATGTCCGTTACGTCCACATCCCCGATGATGTGAACATCACCGCGACCATTGAGCAGCAGCTGCAGGTCATCCATCGGGTGCGCAACTTCGGCGGCAAGGGGAAAGGCCGGCGGGAATTTCCCTCCAAGAGCTATAAGTGA